The following nucleotide sequence is from Trifolium pratense cultivar HEN17-A07 linkage group LG2, ARS_RC_1.1, whole genome shotgun sequence.
CAAAAAAATGAGGAGGTGCATTCTTCATATTGCAAACATCTCACAAACGACTCATACTactatacaaaattatttaaatcgGCCCACTTAAATAAGCCaacattaaataataataataataataataataataataataataataataataataataataataataataataataataataataataataataataataataataataataataataataataataataataataataataataataataataataataataataataataataataataataataataataataataataataataataataataataataataataataataataataataataataataataataataataataataataataataataataataataataataataataataataataataataataataataataataataataataataataataataataataataataataataataataataataataataataataataataataataataataataataataataataataataataataataataataataataataataataataataataataataataataataataataataataataataataataataataataataataataataataataataataataataataataataataataataataataataataataataataataataataataataataataataataataataataataataataataataataataataataataataataataataataataataataataataataataataataataataataataataataataataataataataataataataataataataataataataataataataataataataataataataataataataataataataataataataataataataataataataatatgatagcTTAAATAAGATACTCAAACCATTTCTTGGTTACCCATCCTGCCACATTGTAGTTTctccaatgaaaaaaaaaaacaccaagaCGGTCGAAATTGGATATTGTTTAACTAAGAACCCAACAAGGATTTAATTCAAGTCATGGATTAATCGTGGTATTCGTTTGTTTGGAGTGGTCAATTTCAATGAAAACAAATTGGTACGCTCAGTTGGACATGGTTAGAAATAGTTGATTAtaattttctaattttggtGTCAAACGAACACGAAAATGGCTAAAAAAAGGAATAATTAGAGCAATGACAACAATTCAAATGAGGATGAACTAGGGATTAACATGTCTCATAACGATGAAGTTTCATTCAGTGATTTGCCTTCTGATCTTGTCGTTAACCAAATATAGTCAGATTCTGTAGGAAGTTCTCCAAATCGAAGAACAAACGCCAATATACCACCTTTTGGTTCCTCCACTACACTTCATAAACTATTCTATAGGAAGTTACATTTGTTGTGTCTACAGTCACATTTGTTCCTCCACTTCACAACACACTTCATAAACTATTCTACATAAATGATAGCCATACGTATGTGTGGCCATTTTAGGAATgcataataaatttaaaacataaaagaaattaaaatgacaactatttttgtttaccaaaaaaaaattttactattttctaTTGGATTTCTAACTTTAATTTATGGGCTGGATCAACCATAAGCCCACTATCAGAATGTGACGAAAAGAGCAAGCATGTGACTTTTGAAGAATCAATAATCAATTAAGAGATTATAATTCAGAACATTTGAACCATAGGATATTCAAATTCTCTGTAAAATCATTACTTGAATAAAGTAGacccaaaaaaattgtttagcaACAGAGTGCTGGTCTGTCACACAGCTCACAAAATCATATCACATCACATGTCTACACCAGCAAAGTTTGAGTACCAATTAGAAACTCATGTGACATACTAACATTGAATGAGTGCATTGTGTGGAAAGGCATAATGAAACTGAATAGGAAATAGACTTGTTTAGATTGAGTCATTTGAGTGTATCTACAAGCATAAGCATTGGTGAGATTGTTTGCAAAAGTTCAAGGAAACAACTAATGTCATGTTcctaagctgttttcagcttattttcataagctctttgAGATAACTTATGAAAGCAGCTTAAAACATATATGAAAACagattgactttattttatcttttgttatataGGAATAGCTGATACtgttatacataaacacttatatgacAAGAGTTTATGCTataattgtttaatttatttgtttaaagCTTCTTTTCACTAAACATGCAATGACTCGGGCAAAATCTTCAAAGGTTCACAAAAATTGTAACGAAGCACAAATCTCCATCAAATTGATACTTTAATTTCAAACAGACCACCAAAGGTACAGATTTGAAAATAGCCAGATTAAGGAGAAACAATACATTCATCATTTCTGTTCTACATTGGTAGTAACACACAATTCGATATTCCTAAAATGTCTAACCTGTGCAGCGCATACAAAAACAAGGAAAGCTTTTTCTCTTGCCATTCCTTCATCAAATCAGTGCCTATTTTCACCTCTTTTTATGCAGAAACTCAAACCATGAGCAGCAAATGAGTGATCCCCAAAAGCCAAAACCACCATCCCCAAGAAGCTTTACTGCATCCGCTCACATTTTCACTTGGTCCAATTCCAATTGGTGGTGATGGTGATCCAGTAAAACTTCCATTGCTCACTGCCAAACTGTATCACCAAAAATGAAACCTCAGTCAAATCACAATCAACAATCTCCAAACACTATGATCCAAACCTTGGAGTTTCAACATATTAAATTTCAGCACAACAAGTTCGGCAAATTTagaaagaaagttttgtttcatatatgttaatatatctatatctattttcatgttaattttttttcttcgattTTCACCATCGGTATCCGGCCCACTGGActgcctaatctggttcggaggtcgGTTCTCGTCAGTTCacgcatcaagtggttccagcctccTCCCAATTGCAcgtgcggggatcgaaccgtggtcctccctaccaagtccagcATCAATCACCaatggaccaactaacgatcgaaTATTTTCATGTTAATTTGTTAGTGTATTATTATCATCTAAAATGATTCCAATCATAGATCAATTCACTCAAACAAAACACCTTCAAAGTCAATTTTACAACAATAAGATATTCTAAAATCAAGTGTGTTTAGTTATacagtttgaaaaaattgatttcaatTAAAAGTAAATTTAGCGAAATGAGTTCAATTCGACGGCAAAATTAACATTTGGAGGCAAAAGCAACAAATCGTAGCTTCAAGTTAGAAAACACTATAGGCGAAATcaattctaataaaaaaactaccaaacataccaaaatcatttttgaagTCTTTAGAGTCACTTTTAGGAGTCTCTCCCAAAAGTGATTCCAAACATGCAATCagaaaattaaaattctaaaacaCTTACCCAGATGGAAACTTGCAATTACCATAACCTGAAAATCAAAATCCAGAAAAGAGTGAGGAGAacttctacaaaaaaaaaaacttccaaaAACCCTGaaagaatcaatttttattcatcaGCAACAGTTACATTGCATGCATTTGAAAAATCcccaaattaaaaacaaaatcagaTGAACAAGAGGAAGAGAAAATAACTAACTAGGGTTTAAGGAAGTAACAGCAGCATTGTTACTAAAATTGCAGCTAACATCAGTCAAACCATGTTTGAGAAAATAATCATTGAAAGCATACGACGCCGTATTCTGAACACTGGTAACGTCATAGCAAGGTCCTCCGTTTTGGATTGGACCACAATTTGCTCCACCGGCTCCACAGGCCCAATCAAGTGCCGTCTGTAACTCGGCGTCTTCCGCGTTGTTTTTTGCCACGCACCATAGCTCTTGTTTTGTAACGTCTCCGCCGTTAGAGGCGCCGCAAAACGGAGAAAGGAGTAGAAGGAGAAGGAGGGGGGGGTGGTAATTGGAAAAAATGAAGGTTTTTGTTTTGGGCATGGTGGAAATGTGAGTGTTACTCGGAAGCAGTGTGTGTGAGTGTGGTGAGATTAGAAAACGAAGAGTTTGAAAGTGTGAATGGAATTGAAGTGGAGAGAGTGTTTTTGTAACAGTGACTGTTACACACACATGCTGATCTGTGTGGAACCTTGTCTTCTTCcattcttcttttttgttttttactttttcttttgatatcTTATAAACTTCTTTGATGGTAAAAAAAAGAGATAGTAAATAATTTGCATtaaatttcatgagaataaataatactacatccgtcctaattataagatcttgTATGACCACTTCACGTacgtcaatgcacaattttgattactaatattttttttttgtacaatagaGGGCAAAGCCCATATCTTTAATTGCCtcttagtaaaaattataaaaagttaatattttaaaaatactcataaaaacaaattgaacaatatcttatatgctaatatttacatttatatattattaaaaaaatacggtcaaaataaggtaaataaatagtacatttttgtcaaacaagattttataattagggacggaggtagtagtAAATCTTGAGAATGATTAAAGTTAgttgtttttgcttataatttggataacaaaaaatatttttttcttataatatgggacgaaTAGAATAATTTATAGTGTGTAACCAAATGAATTAATGaaaccaaaaaactaatttacATCGAATAAActaattgattgaatttgtaaaattttataaatatagcggttgaactaacttatcaatattatgaaataacataaaagatatatggtttaatatttattttttaaatttttttttgaaagtaaGCTTTTGTTTTTAACAAACGAAAATTAGAATAACAGAGTGAAATCCAAAACCCAGATAAAGAAAGAATGACAAGCAGCTGATGAACAAACAATTAGAATATAAAGCACTTGTTTCATCGTGAAAATTGTTTTGGACGGAAAATTGAGCAGGTAAATTAGAGGGTAAAATTGAGTTTTCATAGCAGAACATGAGTTTATGATTTCTGGGAATAAAATTTTCCAAACCTCATCTCATGAGAATAATATTGACAATAACAAGATCGTGGGGGAACGTGAGGGGGGTTTTAGTTTCCTGGGTAAATTTTATtcccagattttttttttcttttccatctACCAAACATAGAAACATTTATTTCCAGCCTATGAATcccatgaatattttttaaatcagCGAAACAAACACTCCCAAAACAAATAACCCACCACTGCTATATACAGCGAATGAACTCTTCCCGAAATTTTCACGAAAGCAGACGTGGCATCTTTGCCTCTTTTTTTAAGAACGTGGGCCACTTTTAATATATCAAACAGttgataaaaaatagaaatattgcCCCCTGATAGCGCTAAACCTTAACCCACTAATTTTTAACCTAAAGAAAAATCAGAGACCAGCCACCGTTTTGTTTACAAGTTATTCCTCTGTTTTTTCATGTGTTGTGATATAGTAAGTTAGTAACCAAGAAAAAACCTAACTCAAAGAGGGctaacatcaggttcagcagaaaAATTTATCAAGTAAGTTTACTCCTCTAAATTAAACTATCACTCATGCACAATCATTGTTCATCAAACTGTTTTTATGCAATGAATTATGCCTATTTGAATACACTGATAGTAAGGATTAATGAATACCTTTCGTGCTGCaattgaaattaaatataagtTTATCAATTGGCCTAGATTTCTATTTAAAGCTTAATCCAGTGTTCTTCCCATATCTCTTGTATTTTTAGTGACTAACATAAGTTTTTTCTCTCTTTAATTTATTGCATTAGTGGAAGAAGTAGTCGTATCTTCTGATGGAGAAGAAATAAAcgaagaaaataataaatgtgATGATAGTTTAGAAACAAATATTGTTCATGAAGATGAAAAACCTCGTGTTGGAATGATATTTAGTTCTAAAGATGAACTTACAGAGTATTACAAGAGATATGGTCAATCTGTGGGTTTTGGAGTTACTAAACTTAGTAGCAAAAATGGAGAtgatggaaaaaaatattttactctAGCATGCAGTCGTGGAACGAAGTATGTGAGCAAGTCAAAGAATCTTTTGAAGCCAAATCCTATAACAAAAACCCAATGTAAGGCTAGATTGAATGGATGTATTTGTTTAGATGAAACAGTTACTATTTCAAGTATTGTTCTTGAGCATAATCATGACCTAAGCCCTACTAAAGCACGCTATTTTAGAAGTAGTAAGAAGTTGGAGCCTCATTTAAAAAGGAGGTTAAAACTCAATGATCAAGCTGGAATAAATGTAAACAGAAATTTTCGATCTTTGGTTGTTGAAGCGGGTGGATATGAGAATCTGACATTTGGTGAAAAGGATTGTAGAAACTACATAGATAAAGTAAGGAGACTGAGACTCGGGATAGGAGATGCTGATGCGATTCAAAACTATTTTGTCAGGATGCAAAAGCAAAATAGCCAATTCTATTATGTAGTATACATTGATGATAATAGTCGTCTTCGAAACGTGTTTTGGGCTGATGCGAGATGTCGGGCTGCATATGAATATTTTGGTGAAGTTGTTACATTTGATATAACTTACCTAACAAATAAATATGACATGCCTTTTGCTCCTTTTGTTGGAGTAAATCATCATGGGCAATCTGTGTTATTGGGTTGTGCTTTGTTATCAAATGAGGATACTGAGACCTTTACTTGGTTGTTCAAAACCTGGTTAGATTGCATGCATGGACGTACCCCAAATGCCATAATTACTGATCAAGACAAAGCCATGAAAAAAGCAATTGAGGTTGTTTTTCCAAAATCTCGTCATCGATGGTGTTTGTGGCATATAATGAAAAAGGTTCCTGAGAAGTTAGGTAGACGCTCTGACTATGAGTCTATCAAAGCACTTTTGCATGATGCTGTATATGATTCTTTGAGTAAAAGCGATTTCATGGAAAAGTGGGAAAAAATGATTGAAGATTTTGAACTTTGGGATAACGAATGGTTGAAGGGCTTATTTAATGAAAGAAATCGTTGGGTTCCTACATATTTGAGAGACACATTTTGGGCAGGAATGTCAACAACACAAAGAAGCGAAAGTATGAACTCATTTTTTGATGGCTATGTAAATTCAAAGACAACATTGAAGCAATTTGTTGAACAATATGACAATGCATTgaaagataaaattgaaaaggaaaatCTGGCTGATTTTGGTTCATTTAATACATTGATAGCTTGTGTAAGTAATTTTGGCTTTGAGTCTCAATTCCAGAAAGCATTCACCAATGCAAAATTCAAAGAATTTCAAGATGAAATTGGAGGGATGATTTATTGTCATACTGTCTTTGAGAGATTGGAGGGATTGAATTCTATATATTCTGTTATAGAAAGCAAgaaaaaatttgacaaaataaaagacATAATTTTCAAGGTATCCTTCAATGAGAAAGACTTTGAGATACAATGTATGTGTTGTTTATTTCAATTCAAAGGTATTTTATGTAGGCACATCCTTTGTGTGCTTAAGCTAACAAGAAAAACAGAGTCAATACcctcttattatattttctcacaGTGGAGGAAGGATATAAGGAGAAGACACACCCATATTAAATGTGGTTTTGATCATTTAGTTGGAAATGTTGAATTGCAAAGAGTTGATAAAGCGTGTGCTGCCTTTTACGAAGTAGCTTCTATGGTGATAAATAATGATGACGATTTGTTAAAAATGATGAATCAGATCaaggaaataaaaattgagtttaCCTCTAAAGAAACATCCCCTGACATTATAGAAGAAGATGGTTTCAGTGAAGAAATTGTGAAAAGGAAGTCTTCTAAAGTTGATcaaattgtgaagaaatttgcaAAAAAGAGGATCCAGATAAGAAGTAAAAAAAGTGGAAAAGATCAAGGTCAAAATGAGGTAATTTTAAGATTTGTGTACATCTTGAGTAATAATTTTGGACATGTCtaattttcaatatttgatGGCAGAACTTGTGTGCATCTAGAGTACAAGAGAGTGTTCAAGTAATTGATGGAATTGACACACAAGAGAGCATTCAAGTAAGTGAACAAAGTAGCTTTGGGTGGAATGGACAAAGTGGTACATATAATTTAGCTCCCTTCAATCCAAACTCAGTACTTATTGGTGAAGTAAATCAGGTACAAGTATGAACCCTACTGCTCTTTAGTTTCCTGCAACATTTATATTATGGGACCTAACAAGTATACTTAATGTTATGTAGGTTCCATTTTATTCTCAAGTCATGAATCATGATGTTTCCTATTTTGAATTGCTACAGGTACTAGGTCTTTAtagttcatttttttaaaaaaataaataattatctATTATGATATAAATCATCATTTTGTCAATGTGTTCTTTGTAGGCACAACACCATGTGAATGTGAATGATCCGTCATCATCAACAACACGCGAATCATACAGAGATGAAGCGAATGATTAGTCATTTTGATACTAGTTAGAAGCAATTTAGCATAGGATTCCTTTTGAACTATTTAGTACCTTTATATTTATTTGCTGCTTGTTTGAAGTAGTGGATTTCAATCTTAAGCACAATAATAAACAGCTATGTGGCAATTTAACATTTTATGTTTCTACTTGTTTGAAAGCAGTGCATTTCAAATTTAAGTGGAATACAAATAGTTATGTTTCCTATTTTACCTTTGTACTTGTTTGCTAATTCTTGAAAGAAGTGGATTTTAAACTTAAGTGAAGAAACTAGAAAATGATATATCACTGTACCACAAGAATCAGACTTagtcaaaattcaaatatttagcTTGATGAAATTAACAATTGATCATAGTCTGATATTGTAGTTACACCAAAGTCATtcacaaacaattaaaaattccAAGTTTAGCATGATGAAATTAACAAACTACTAGGAAATTCAGCTCCAATAACTAATCGAAGACCAGTTCCACTTCCAAGCTACTCAACCTTGTGATTTAAACTCCTTGAAGTATCTCAATCTAAATCCATTAATTACAGCAACAAGGATTTAGCTTCAAATGCCTCATTAACCGACCAGGAATTAACCAACTGTTGAATATCCTTATTTGACAGCAACACAATGCAGGGACAACATGGATGGTACTAAAGACCACAAATCCAGAACTAAGCACACTATCGCACCACTGATTGGAAGACTGCTAACTACCAAAACTAGCTATAAGTATTGAAACTATATACATATGCAAGAGATAACAACATCAAATGTACAACTCCACTGCTACTACAGGCAGTAGAAATTGCACTGTTACTACACAAACAATTAGGAAATTGTGGTTAGAAAATCCCCACACCAGGAAGCAACCAATCAAAAACCGATTACGACCTGCTTCGGTCGCCATACTCAATTCTCCACACATTTGAGGCAAGCTCTAGGATTCAAAGGGGTAGAAAAGCTTGGTATGAACCCAACTAAAGGAGTAAGATTTTTTCTCTGTTATCATTATAATGAGAGCAGGCTTCATTCCTCTTTGAAGCATTTCATCAAAAAACTTGTCTGCTTGATCGAGTTAACTGCAAAAtatgaaacaacttttttttcttgaacAGGCAAAATATGAAACAACTGAACATCAATGTTCGATTAAGAGCAATTGCAAAATGCCTCCATCACAATCTTTGTGCCATTGAAGTTGAAGATTTCTCTGGTTGCGTCACGTGCAGACTCACCGTCATCGACAACAACATCCATGGAAGCGACAACCATGACTTATTTCGTAGATGTTACAGAGCAGGACGACTCCAACCCCAGACGCAACGTTGTTTCTCTTCTATTCAATCGTTCGCATCACACACTATTTATTCATCATTTTTGCTTCGATTATCTTGTTCACACTGTTTCGACAGGTTGATCACTTCTTCAACCATTTCTACAAagatgaaagaagaaaaaaaagagagaagaagcacgcggagagaaaaaaaaatcaacttagGGAAATTAGTTAGGTTGGCAGAGAGAGAGAGCGAAATTGACGGGACACATCATTCGGGACAATTTCGTGAGTGAAATATTCGCGAGATGTAGCATTTCCCCAAAACAAAAGAGTAACAAACCTAAGGGACATAACATTTGACCCGGTAATTAAACACCCAAACGGGTAATGGATACactaaaaacaacaataatgGATCCAAACCTCTAATTCAttctaagaaaagaaaaatatcacCAACAAAATTAAGCACACTTGCGAATAGGGGCGGACCTAGATATGAATTATCGATGTGGCTAACTTTTTTAGGcagtattgaaaaaaaaatcatcattatcttaataattcagttaaacaacaaacaacatatgaaattattattaatacaatATGTGTATCTAAAAAAAACACTAACAAACCAACAATTCAGAAAatttccatttaaaaaaaaaaagaaattaacaaactaacaaactatATCCAAAAAACTACAAAGTTTCtattcggaaaaaaaaaagactataacTTATTGATTATATGTAAAATCATACATATTACTATTGTTTGATACATCACAAGATTCTATcttggaccaaaatatatagaacccAAACTTCTAtcagcttatagtttattttgataaactaattcaattaacttataacttattaatatttattccaattttactcaTACCTTCTTGCTCGAAAAAATTAAACCtattattttatgtcatttcatatttatatgctaCAATCGTTAAAGTTAAAGTtgatttttatacaattaaagtatataacttaaaataatatacTATGTATAACCAAAGAGTTGAAtactataaactaatatttgcactaatatttaaattaatatgtatCGAGAGACTTacaatcattaataataaactctaaactaattaatatttacattaatatttgtacaaatatgtatacagaataatttaaaattatttataaaattattattattatttttaaaaatatttgggctaggctggtgtggctatagccacaccaagccTCACACAGATTCGTCCCTGCTAGTTATGAGCTAATTTAAAtaacttatcaaaataaatcataagttaatatgaataagCTATGctcgtgataaaaaaaatgttataacataaataaaaaattaaatatgagaATATAAGTCATAGGCTCAAATTTTGCCAAACAAGTAGATAATACCAGAACACTTTTTTTAACACTCACTCTCTTATTTcggcaaaagttaatatgcataagcattttcttatgtatggtgcataagtcattcacagttatcagatgattttacacatgtaataatcataactggagaactttctatttttgcttgctcaatttcggccacattttacatgcgattcgatcaccgatttcgaaaactaatatcggaaacattcataaaatcgaactacgatcaaaacggtataaagaacgccgagtttcgttgattattgagggtcgacgaaccgggtcgtcgtgacccgtttctgcagaaaatgggtgaggaagatgatgaacagtgacgcgcgtccacgcccactctcactggcggcgtgtgggggcgcgtgcggtgctaaggagactccaaatttttttattatttttacataaaaatagtaaataattttctgagaattttgggaccagtttggtatttttctgagacctgaaactatttttagttaattaaatgaggtaaatatgcttttataaatataagatattaataaaattttcccaaaattttatttagggtattttgaattatttggaacggttggggatacctcactctcttcggttttatatcgtcttaaaaatttaaatttatttcacaatttttattaagggttaaatatgtttttggagaacaactctttgaaaccattccacagcaaaaatgatttcataccgttatacactgaaaccattagtctagttaaatggtttcatggcgttatacactgaaaccattattatagttaaatggttttatattatgagcattagtgtcaagatgttatacactgaaacaattagtcttgttaattggtttcaagatgttatacactgaaaccatttgtctagttaaatggtttgttactgttatacactgaaaccattattatagttaaatggttttatatgagaattagtgccaagatgttatacattgaaaccattagtccttttaattggtttcaagatgttatacactgaaaccatttgtctagttaaatggtttcatactgttatacactgaaaccattattctagttaaatggtttcatagcgttatacactgaaatcattagtcttgttatttggtttcaagatgttatacactgaaaccgtctagttaaatggtttcatagcgttatacactgaaaccattattttagttaaatggtttcatatgggcattagtgccaaaatgttatacactgaaaccattgctattaagtaaaacatcacataaccattttacaaaaccatgctacataaaacaaaaaatcatataaagcaattagggttagtttagttgaaaaaaatttggatagtatgcatgagatatttgattcaatcatttttttattgtaaagaaaaatcgatatatatatatatatatatatatatatatatatatatatatatatatatatatatatatatgtaattaatgtatgaaattttatttatattgtgattatgattgataaaacttaaaattaaattgtatgtttgacaagtatgctttatatatacatgaaccattcgttattatgttgggcttcgagggggtgtatgacgaaaattaattaaaaatggatttttataatatatacttcaaaggaacaaaaattattatttaattggaaacggggggcgcgctaaAAATTTGGGggaggggtgcgctagaagtttggaggagggaaaaaaattgggggcgcgctagaaatctaggggaggaaaaaaaattggggggctcacaagaaatctaggagaaaaagggaaaaaaacttgggggtgcgctaagcaaaaggggggcgcgcaagtaatggggtagtatatggggggcgcgcgagtaatggattgcctaattttgggcttgggctgacctttggttgacttttggtgtatgaagcaaatatggtgggtgtaggaagcaagtttatgcatgggGCATAAGTttaggcttatgcaccataaccacaccctcTTATTTCATGTAAGTCTCGCATTTTAAAAATGAGTTCACAAAAATTGACGGGACATACGCGAGCtttatgttggaacaaaattgatttaaaaatgtttgcccccaaatctattaaggttttgatgataacaaagtattaataaacaattggaaggactaaaaatttaatttaagtgtgcaggacttagattcaattaagctctgattaaagatcagaagataaggacttcagaagtttgtaagcgTTCAGAAGATTGTaagactcagaagttgtaatcttcagacgat
It contains:
- the LOC123905766 gene encoding PLASMODESMATA CALLOSE-BINDING PROTEIN 5 — its product is MPKTKTFIFSNYHPPLLLLLLLSPFCGASNGGDVTKQELWCVAKNNAEDAELQTALDWACGAGGANCGPIQNGGPCYDVTSVQNTASYAFNDYFLKHGLTDVSCNFSNNAAVTSLNPSYGNCKFPSGLAVSNGSFTGSPSPPIGIGPSENVSGCSKASWGWWFWLLGITHLLLMV
- the LOC123904121 gene encoding protein FAR1-RELATED SEQUENCE 4-like, with product MISGNKIFQTSSHENNIDNNKIVGEREGGFSFLVEEVVVSSDGEEINEENNKCDDSLETNIVHEDEKPRVGMIFSSKDELTEYYKRYGQSVGFGVTKLSSKNGDDGKKYFTLACSRGTKYVSKSKNLLKPNPITKTQCKARLNGCICLDETVTISSIVLEHNHDLSPTKARYFRSSKKLEPHLKRRLKLNDQAGINVNRNFRSLVVEAGGYENLTFGEKDCRNYIDKVRRLRLGIGDADAIQNYFVRMQKQNSQFYYVVYIDDNSRLRNVFWADARCRAAYEYFGEVVTFDITYLTNKYDMPFAPFVGVNHHGQSVLLGCALLSNEDTETFTWLFKTWLDCMHGRTPNAIITDQDKAMKKAIEVVFPKSRHRWCLWHIMKKVPEKLGRRSDYESIKALLHDAVYDSLSKSDFMEKWEKMIEDFELWDNEWLKGLFNERNRWVPTYLRDTFWAGMSTTQRSESMNSFFDGYVNSKTTLKQFVEQYDNALKDKIEKENLADFGSFNTLIACVSNFGFESQFQKAFTNAKFKEFQDEIGGMIYCHTVFERLEGLNSIYSVIESKKKFDKIKDIIFKVSFNEKDFEIQCMCCLFQFKGILCRHILCVLKLTRKTESIPSYYIFSQWRKDIRRRHTHIKCGFDHLVGNVELQRVDKACAAFYEVASMVINNDDDLLKMMNQIKEIKIEFTSKETSPDIIEEDGFSEEIVKRKSSKVDQIVKKFAKKRIQIRSKKSGKDQGQNENLCASRVQESVQVIDGIDTQESIQVSEQSSFGWNGQSGTYNLAPFNPNSVLIGEVNQVPFYSQVMNHDVSYFELLQAQHHVNVNDPSSSTTRESYRDEAND